In Oryza sativa Japonica Group chromosome 11, ASM3414082v1, the following are encoded in one genomic region:
- the LOC4350079 gene encoding NAD(P)H-quinone oxidoreductase subunit T, chloroplastic has protein sequence MAASTASAPFTPLLHRRRASVHGRRGSGRAFVAVVVAAAAGGAPETEPSPATAAGAAAQGKKKTVDTRIHWSDPDEGWVGGNAKKDGGGRKKEPLGGRFADLINNPSESHYQFLGVEPKADIEEIKAAYRRLSKEYHPDTTSLPLREASERFIRLREAYNVLSREESRRFYDWTLAQEAESRRLQQLRSRLEDPYQQDLDSYQSVPDMVDRLGGRNMDLSDQAMTALTIDIGIIIFCVFCLIYAVFFKEQY, from the exons ATGGCGGCGTCCACGGCATCCGCCCCGTTCACGCCGCTcctccaccggcggcgagcgagcgtccacggccggcgcgggagcgggagggcgttcgtcgccgtcgtcgtcgcggcggcggcggggggcgcgcCGGAGACGGAGCCGTCCCCGGCTAcggcggccggggcggcggcgcaggggaagaagaagacggTGGACACGAGGATACACTGGTCGGACCCGGACGAAGGGTGGGTCGGCGGGAACGCCaagaaggacggcggcggccggaagaAGGAGCCGCTCGGTGGGAGGTTCGCCGACCTCATCAACAACCCGTCCGAGTCTCACTACCA GTTCTTGGGGGTGGAACCGAAGGCGGACATCGAGGAGATAAAGGCGGCGTACCGGCGGCTGTCCAAGGAGTACCACCCGGACACGACGTCGCTGCCGCTGCGGGAGGCGTCGGAGCGGTTCATCCGGCTGCGGGAGGCGTACAACGTGCTGAGCCGGGAGGAGTCGCGGCGGTTCTACGACTGGACGCTGGCGCAGGAGGCCGAGAGCCGGCGCCTCCAGCAGCTGCGGTCCAGGCTCGAGGACCCCTACCAGCAGGACCTCGACAGCTACCAGTCCGTCCCCGACATGGTCGACCGCCTCGGCGGCCGCAACATGGACCTCAGCGACCAGGCCATGACCGCGCTCACCATCGACATCGGCATCATCATCTTCTGCGTCTTCTGCCTCATCTACGCCGTCTTCTTCAAGGAGCAGTACTAG
- the LOC4350081 gene encoding protein ACTIVITY OF BC1 COMPLEX KINASE 1, chloroplastic codes for MELCTSSVSGSVQWSRISAFDCRTRSHGYASSSSWVCQRRRKTSFYVMNAASTGALPPTKKLIPRTNVRNISGDKPSSALEQLDIERGVCIPFRKYTPEMVRNRVLGSRGSVLSLASRGVEIIWKLGLYWSALMYDFLVGRDEEIVPFRARQLRNLLCDLGPSFIKAGQVLANRPDIIREDYMNELCILQDDVPPFPNQVAFSIIEEELGQPLERLFSRISSRTIAAASLGQVYRATLRETGEDVAIKVQRPGIEPIIYRDLFLFRTLASFLNGISLQKLGCNAELIVDEFGEKLLEELDYTLEATNIEDFLENFKDDPTVKIPQVYKQYSGSRVLVMEWIDGIRCTDPQAIKEAGIDVEGFLTVGVSAALRQLLEFGLFHGDPHPGNIFAMRDGRIAYVDFGNVAVLSQQNKQILIDAVVHAVNEDYAEMANDFTRLGFLASGTDVSPIVPALEAIWQNSAGKGLADFNFRSVTGKFNQLVYNYPIRIPERFSLVIRSLLTQEGICFTLQPDFKFLEVAYPYVAKRLLTDPNPALRERLIQVLFKDGLFQWKRLENLIVLAKENVSKMSSNPALKKNSSQIERNRQMEKKLDLTDTIKDGARLFLIDAGIRRQLIMAFTEDSKLHVEELVDVYRLVEDQIDIPSVALEVIQDLPSVARDFMLSWSDSILSDRQY; via the exons ATGGAGCTCTGCACCTCTTCTGTATCAGGTTCGGTACAATGGTCTCGTATATCAGCATTTGACTGTCGAACTCGGTCCCATGGATACGCGAGTTCAAGTTCCTGGGTTTGTCAAAGGAGGAGAAAAACATCCTTTTATGTCATGAATGCTGCGTCGACTGGTGCTCTGCCCCCTACAAAGAAGCTAATCCCACGAACTAATGTCAGAAACATATCCGGTGATAAGCCCAGCAGTGCACTGGAGCAACTTGATATAGAACGTGGCGTCTGTATCCCTTTCCGGAAGTACACTCCAGAGATG GTCAGAAATAGAGTCTTGGGATCAAGAGGTTCTGTGCTGTCCCTCGCTAGTCGAGGCGTGGAGATAATTTGGAAACTTGGCCTTTACTGGTCAGCTCTAATGTATGACTTCTTGGTTGGGCGAGATGAAGAGATTGTTCCATTCCGTGCCCGCCAGCTCCGCAATCTTCTGTGTGATTTGGGCCCTTCATTCATTAAAGCAGGACAG GTTTTAGCCAACAGGCCTGATATTATTCGAGAGGATTATATGAATGAACTCTGTATCTTGCAAGATGATGTTCCTCCATTTCCTAACCAG GTAGCTTTTTCCATAATTGAGGAGGAACTTGGACAGCCATTAGAGAGATTGTTCAGCAGAATCTCATCACGGACAATAGCAGCTGCAAGCTTAGGCCAAGTTTACCGTGCTACACTTAGAGAAACTGGCGAGGATGTTGCTATTAAG GTTCAGAGGCCAGGAATTGAGCCCATCATATATCGAGATCTTTTCCTGTTCCGAACTCTCGCATCCTTTTTGAATGGAATTAGCCTTCAAAAACTAGGCTGCAATGCAGAGCTTATTGTGGATGAATTCGGTGAAAAACTTTTGGAAGAACTTGATTACACCCTT GAAGCTACAAACATCGAGGACTTCTTGGAAAATTTCAAGGATGATCCAACTGTCAAGATCCCTCAAGTATATAAGCAGTATTCAGGTTCTCGTGTTTTAGTAATGGAATGGATAGATGGAATCAGATGCACTGACCCACAG GCTATAAAAGAAGCAGGTATTGATGTGGAGGGCTTTCTCACAGTTGGAGTAAGTGCTGCATTGCGTCAGTTGCTTGAATTTGGCCTTTTCCATGGAGATCCACATCCTGGAAATATCTTTGCGATGCGTGATGGTCGTATTGCTTATGTTGACTTTGGCAATGTGGCTGTCCTAAGTCAG caaaacaaacaaatccTAATCGATGCTGTTGTTCATGCTGTAAATGAAGACTATGCTGAAATGGCAAATGACTTCACAAGGCTTGGCTTTCTTGCTAGTGGAACAGATGTGTCCCCAATTGTCCCAGCTCTGGAAGCTATTTGGCAAAACTCAGCCGGGAAAGGCTTAGCAGACTTCAATTTCCGGAGTGTAACCG GGAAGTTTAATCAGCTTGTGTACAATTACCCCATCCGCATCCCAGAAAGGTTTTCTTTGGTTATTCGTTCATTGTTGACACAAGAAGGGATTTGCTTCACTCTGCAGCCTGATTTTAAGTTTCTTGAG GTTGCATATCCATATGTAGCAAAGCGTCTCTTGACAGATCCAAACCCTGCTCTCCGTGAACGGCTGATACAG GTATTATTCAAAGATGGTCTGTTCCAATGGAAACGGCTAGAAAACCTTATAGTTCTTGCCAAGGAAAACGTGTCCAAGATGAGCAGCAATCCTGCACTAAAAAAGAATAGCTC GCAAATTGAGAGAAATCGACAAATGGAGAAGAAATTAGATCTCACCGACACAATAAAAGACGGAGCACGTTTGTTCCTTATCGACGCTGGCATCAGGAGACAACTTATTATGGCTTTCACGGAGGACTCCAAGTTGCATGTAGAAGAG CTTGTTGATGTGTACAGACTGGTCGAAGATCAAATCGACATTCCATCAGTTGCTCTCGAGGTTATCCAAG ATTTACCATCCGTCGCGCGCGATTTCATGCTTTCTTGGAGCGATTCCATCCTGTCAGATCGGCAATACTGA
- the LOC4350082 gene encoding DAG protein, chloroplastic produces MALALRLRRALAAASTSASPFLRPAASASRSAPLAAAPLPPPHQVSRPWLPAAGFRSSAAASAAARGDDYGRRDVDEKISPDEILFEGCDYNHWLITMEFPDPKPTREEMIETYLQTLAKVVGSYEEAKKRMYAFSTTTYVGFQAVMTEEMSEKFRGLPGVVFILPDSYLYPETKEYGGDKYENGVITPRPPPVHYSKPSRTDRNRNYRGNYQNGPPQGNYQNSPPPYGSQQDGRGYAPRQNYADRPGYSGTSGGYQSQTTQYQGHANPAGQGQGYYNSQERRNFNQGQGGDFRPGGPSAPGTYGQPPAPGNYAQPHPPTYPGSNQGAPGVNPGYGGNNRQGPGPAYGGDNWQGGSNQYPSQSEGQQESWRGRQ; encoded by the exons atggcccTCGCGCTGCGACTCCGGcgagccctcgccgccgcctccacctccgcctcccccttcctccgccCGGCCGCGTCCGCCTCCCGGTCTGCCcccctcgcggcggcgccgctgccgccgccgcaccaggtCTCGCGGCCgtggctccccgccgccgggttccggtcgtcggcggcggcgtcggcggcggcgcgcggggatgACTACGGGAGGCGCGACGTGGACGAGAAGATATCCCCCGACGAGATCCTCTTCGAGGGCTGCGACTACAACCACTGGCTCATCACCATGGAGTTCCCCGACCCCAAGCCCACCCGCGAGGAGATGATCGAGACCTACCTCCAGACCCTCGCCAAGGTCGTCGGAAG TTATGAAGAGGCTAAGAAGAGGATGTACGCTTTTAGTACAACAACATATGTTGGTTTTCAAGCTGTAATGACTGAGGAGATGTCAGAAAAGTTCCGTG GATTGCCTGGAGTTGTATTCATATTACCTGATTCATATCTTTATCCAGAGACAAAGGAGTATGGAG GAGACAAATATGAAAATGGTGTGATCACCCCAAGACCACCTCCTGTTCATTATAGCAAACCTTCAAGGACTGACAGGAACCGTAACTATCGTGGAAATTACCAGAACGGTCCTCCACAGGGAAATTACCAGAACAGTCCTCCACCATATGGCTCACAGCAAGATGGAAGAGGCTATGCCCCACGGCAGAATTATGCAGATCGTCCAGGTTACAGTGGAACGTCTGGTGGCTACCAAAGTCAAACAACACAATACCAAGGGCATGCAAATCCAGCTGGACAAGGTCAAGGTTACTACAACTCACAAGAGCGCAGGAACTTCAACCAGGGGCAGGGAGGCGATTTCAGGCCTGGCGGCCCTTCAGCGCCTGGAACTTATGGTCAACCACCAGCACCTGGAAATTATGCGCAACCACATCCACCAACTTATCCTGGAAGCAACCAAGGAGCTCCTGGTGTAAATCCTGGTTATGGTGGAAACAACAGGCAGGGGCCTGGACCTGCATATGGAGGAGATAACTGGCAAGGGGGTTCTAATCAGTATCCTAGCCAAAGCGAAGGACAACAAGAGAGCTGGCGG GGAAGGCAATAA